In Solenopsis invicta isolate M01_SB chromosome 1, UNIL_Sinv_3.0, whole genome shotgun sequence, one genomic interval encodes:
- the LOC105205058 gene encoding zinc finger protein 853 encodes MVVRQTVVAAAAAVVTCSNSNGDDNGGSGGGGGGGGGGFVRVFTALVECVTQLKSFCDSCSRDLFIAGKTMSGYRKVNYYELCRLCTSSEGNKMNIFRDEGRRRQLQTKIQTYLPIQVMEEDSLPKIVCHECVKKLENFIEFRETVVNAEGMLESYFTSLRFSEEFLKEGKVYVKNTEKERPSTPEDEVLKSMDKVPTPVGGQIINNQQTTDQIQHQQPVVVSNINTSNIQIISGVQARVQQYKCAMQMQPGGMAAAVVEATAETHYSYQQQTSQVSSQQSNETQNQISDQQNQSSAIQQTQNQIQNHSQINQPMQSQRAISQQLNQSAQLSQQNQNQISQQVQEQSPISQQLQQLQRQQREFEKQHTQLQLEKQQVQIITQQEFSVKQETPVHQNNNVILKTETDIEPNRQIMQKIQSETQKDESPNPNVQTYSTIQATPEVFLNLGFKESSLMTVRDEKDFKEFAKTSSDDGMSRNSIEQIREFLRLRSGSESSSLITVNPHGLSQAARNAVCRDCGKNFPSFNQMSNHNCNVETLINEPPSDVENKDDLLQTNVNSFNCDICNKPFKRKEHLFQHRKLHTGERPYVCTTCTKAFSRKEHLVRHSVSHTGQKMHECEMCGKSFSRKDNLHKHRKTHGVSGPYICETCGKSFVVKHYYVMHMTTHAVTVADGINCPDPLPYKCDICHKAFSVKQYLTTHRLRHRSKNNNNSAQNSLNGHQQQSNIVNNVNVVTNNVSNTGNLNNGQSSNESTVEMQSVIERNEQANGSFANSQYHTNMQEFQ; translated from the exons ATGGTAGTCAGACAGACAgtagtggcggcggcggcagcagtaGTAACATGTAGTAACAGTAATGGTGATGACAACGGCGGtagtggcggtggtggtggcggcggtggcggtggtttTGTGCGAGTGTTTACCGCTCTTGTGGAGTGTGTCACGCAATTAAAATCCTTCTGCGATTCTTGTAGTCGCGATCTCTTTATCGCGGGAAAAACAATGTCGGGATACCGCAAGGTAAACTATTACGAATTGTGTCGATTGTGTACCAGTAGTGAAGGTAACAAGATGAATATTTTTCGCGACGAAGGACGCAGACGacaattacaaacaaaaatacaGACGTATCTACCGATACAA GTTATGGAGGAGGATTCATTACCAAAAATTGTATGCCACGAATGTGTcaaaaagttagaaaatttCATAGAGTTCCGAGAAACTGTTGTCAATGCTGAGGGTATGTTGGAGTCTTATTTTACCTCACTTCGTTTTTCCGAGGAATTTCTGAAAGAAGGAAAAGTTTATGTAAAGAATACTGAAAAAGAAAGACCGTCCACACCAGAGGATGAAGTTTTAAAGTCCATGGATAAGGTGCCAACACCAGTGGGAGgccaaataataaataatcaacaaACAACAGATCAAATACAGCATCAGCAACCTGTTGTAGTTAGCAATATAAATACTTCTAATATACAAATTATCAGTGGTGTTCAAGCAAGGGTACAACAATACAAATGTGCTATGCAg aTGCAACCAGGTGGTATGGCAGCAGCTGTAGTCGAAGCTACAGCAGAGACTCATTACAGTTACCAACAACAAACTTCTCAAGTATCATCGCAACAATCAAATGAAACGCAAAATCAAATCAGTGACCAGCAAAATCAGTCTTCTGCAATTCAGCAAACTCAGAACCAAATACAGAATCACAGTCAAATAAATCAGCCAATGCAATCCCAAAGAGCAATTTCTCAACAGTTAAATCAGTCAGCACAGTTATCTCAACAGAATCAAAACCAGATTAGCCAACAGGTACAGGAACAGTCACCGATTTCACAGCAGCTTCAACAATTACAGAGGCAACAGCGTGAATTTGAAAAGCAGCACACACAACTTCAACTTGAAAAACAACAGGTACAAATTATAACACAGCAAGAGTTTTCAGTGAAACAAGAGACACCAgttcatcaaaataataatgtaattcttAAAACTGAAACGGATATAGAACCAAATCGACAAATCATGCAAAAGATACAATCCGAGACCCAAAAAGATGAATCTCCTAATCCAAATGTACAAACTTATTCTACAATACAAGCAACGCCAGAGGTATTTCTAAATTTGGGTTTCAAAGAAAGTTCATTGATGACAGTTCGAGATGAAAAAGACTTTAAAGAATTTGCAAAAACATCATCTGACGACGGGATGTCTCGTAATTCAATCGAACAAATCAGAGAATTTCTGAGACTCAGATCAGGATCGGAGTCATCTTCTTTAATCACTGTGAATCCTCATGGTCTCTCACAAGCTGCGAGGAACGCTGTTTGTCGCGATTGTGGTAAAAATTTCCCTTCGTTCAACCAAATGAGCAATCATAATTGTAATGTTGAGACACTTATAAACGAACCACCATCAGATGTTGAAAATAAGGACGATCTTTTGCAAACTAATGTTAATTCTTTCAATTGTGACATTTGTAATAAGCCATTCAAACGGAAAGAGCATCTCTTTCAACATCGGAAATTGCACACTGGTGAGCGACCATACGTGTGTACGACATGTACAAAAGCATTCAGTCGTAAAGAACACTTGGTCAGACATTCGGTATCTCATACTGGACAGAAGATGCACGAATGTGAAATGTGTGGTAAAAGTTTTTCACGTAAAGATAATCTACATAAACATCGAAAAACGCATGGTGTATCTGGTCCTTACATTTGCGAGACTTGTGGCAAATCATTTGTCGTGAAACATTATTACGTGATGCATATGACTACGCATGCGGTAACTGTTGCAGATGGCATAAATTGTCCAGATCCATTGCCATATAAATGCGATATATGTCATAAAGCATTTTCGGTAAAACAATATCTTACTACGCATAGACTTAGAcacagatcaaaaaataataacaactCTGCGCAAAACAGTTTAAATGGGCATCAACAACAATCGAACATTGTAAATAATGTCAATGTAGTGACAAATAACGTTAGTAATActggaaatttaaataatggGCAATCTAGCAATGAGTCAACTGTCGAAATGCAAAGTGTTATCGAACGAAACGAACAAGCTAATGGATCATTTGCTAACAGTCAGTATCATACTAATATGCAAGAATTTCAATGA